TCCAAATCTATTAACTCGCTATTAAATAAAATAAATATATTGAATGAAACCATCAGGAATTTAGCTAGTGATAAGGAGATTCCGAATATCTTAGAGATTAAAAGCAATGATGAAATCGGGAAATTAACTAAATCTGTGAACTTATTGATAGAAAGAACGACCTTTCGGGAATTGGAACTAAAACAACAGGAGGAAATGAAAAAGGAACTCTTGAATAAATTAAGGCATGACATCAATACACCTTTAACAGCTATAAGATTACAATTGTTTTATTTAGAAGGTCAATATACGGATCAAGTTCCACTATTACAATCACTATATCAACAAATTGATTATATTTCCGAATTAACAAATGAATATAATATTCAATCCACAGATACGTTAGATAATTCATATATCTTAAATGATGAAGTGAATATACACGATTTAATAGAAATGATGGTTAAAAAATGGGGCTATTTGTATAACATGCATGGTATTGAATTAATATATCATCCATTACATGGTGAGTTGGAATGGATAAGTAATGACTTGTGGCTTCAAAGGTTATTCGATAACGTTTTCCAAAATGTCTTGAATCACTCGAGGGCTGATAAACTTGTGATAACCATTGAAAATAATGGAGTCAGTATCAAGGATAATGGAATTGGTTTTGATATCGATAGTAAAAGTAAGGGGCTTGGCTTAAAAATAATTGAGGATATAGCCAAAACACTACATATAAAATATGATTTGCTATCAAACGAAAGCGGAACTTCATTTTGTTTTACAGTCGAAAAAACGATATAAATCTCAATTGATTCATTATTTTTGCGGCATTAACATACGGGGATTTTGTCAAGGATTCATCAATATCATTCTTTTCAGATAGTTTGCCCTATGCAACATAGTTATATATCACTTACTTATATAAAGCGATACAAAAAGGTTGCTATAGACCCACCCATTTTTAAGTTGGTATGATATTCAGGTACTTAATTGTGGGGGGAAGTTGAATGGAAGAACAAAAATATAATGACCTCAAATTAGGCGAACGTGGTGCAATCATTAGTATCATTGCTTATATTTGTCTATCAATCATGAAACTTGTTATAGGATACATAAGCGACTCAGCGGCCTTGAAAGCGGATGGTTTGAACAACACGACTGATATTATCGCGTCCATTGCCGTACTGATCGGTTTAAGGCTAGCTCAAAGACCCCCCGATAAAGATCATGGTTATGGTCATTGGAAAAGTGAAACGATTGCATCGATGGTAGCTTCATTCATCATGTTTGCTGTTGGTGTACAAGTTTTAATAGATGCCGTTACATCCATGCTTGAAGGTGGAAAGGAATCACCTGACATTATTGCTGGGTATGTAGGTGTTTTATCAGCAATAGCCATGTATTTTGTATACCGATATAATAAAAAGCTTGCTATAAAAATTAATAGTAAAGCCGTTATGGCAGCTTCAAAAGATAATATTTCCGATGCTTGGGTAAGTATCGGAACAGCTATTGGGATTTTTGGTTCCCAATTAAATATGCCTTGGTTGGATCCACTTACTGCCATCATAGTCGGATTATTGATATGCAAAACAGCCTGGGAGATTTTCATTCAAGCCTCGCATGAACTTTCTGACGGTTTCGATGAAAATAAAATTCATCTATATAAGGAAGTAATTACAAATGTCAATGGAGTCAAGGGGATAAAAGAAATTAAAGGGAGAAATTACGGGAACAATGAAGTGATTGATGTTGTAATCCTTGTCAATTCTACCTTGGATATTAAAGAAGCACATGATATAGCGACCCATGTCGAGAAAGTGATGATGAAAGGTCATGGAGTGTATGATGTTCATGTCCATGTTGAGCCCAATTAATTCTTTCCCTTGAGCATTAATAAAAAGGGAATAAAATCGTTTTCAAACATATGAATAATATGCAATCATTCATTACATTGGAAGGAAAGGGTACCTTATACAATGAAGCAGTAATCTTATCAAATAAACAGTAAATCTATATCAATGGGTGTAATCGGTTAGATATGTTCAAAAAAATACGTGTCACTTTGTTTGCTTACCGGATTTATTGGTGAGTAACGTGAATCACCATTTCATTTGAACAAGAATCTTTTGAGATATCCTTGTGAGATTTTAATGATTATGTTTAGAGATGGGATTCGTCTGTTCGTTTATAAGGACTAATCCATATACAACTGCTTTATCTGTTATCAAATCAGATGAGGTATATTTGGTTTATGTATATTAATTTAGTAACAGGCGATCTCTCTCTAGAAAAATAGAGGGGGATTTTTCATGTTATTTTTAAAAGCGAATGATTTAAAGAAAAGTTACGGGAACCGTGAAGTTCTTTCCGTTGACTCACTTCATCTTTACAGCCATGATCGTGTTGATCTGGTTGGTAGGAATGGAGAAGGTAAAACGACTTTGCTTTCTTACAAGCTGCCCAAAACCTCCAAGCCAAATCTGATTCAATTAGGAAAGCCCTAAACGAATGGGCAATTCAGAAGCAAGGCTCCATAAACGGAGCTCCGGGAAACAGAAGGCGAAATTGAACCGTTCCTTCAGAAGCGATTGAAACTAGAATCGAAAAATTAGCAAAAAAAGAAAAATAGAGGAATAAAGGTCCTTGCTCAAAATTCAGTAATTTGAGGGATAACCTTCACTTGGTCGTTTGAACGGCGATTATTTACACCAATCAAAAAGGAATGCCAATTATTTTAAGCATTCCTATGCATTCAGATTTTTCTGCTGTTGCTCTCGTTTTCCGGTTTCTTTATGATTGCGTATGTAAGGTAACTTATTAAGCCCAAAAATAATCCGGTGCCGCCTACAATATAAATCATTGTAAACACTTTTCCTAATGTTGTCTGCGGTTCAAAACTTGGATGCCAACCCTACTAGGAGTAACAACACATAATTAAAGGGATTCAATCACAGTCAGACCTTCCTGCTTAACATAGAAAATTGTGCCGGAAAGTAACCTAATCAGGACCAATACGAATAGGACCTGGAAGTTCTTCAATTTAAATGCGGAACATAGCGCTTTTAGAAAACGTTTCAAGGTGAGGATAAATGAAATCATTGATAATTTCTTTTCCTTTCGGTTTCATTCCATTTTAAGTAAAGTGAATTAGTATATCCTGATATCGAGCTTGATCAATTAATCATTCTACTATACAGGAATTCCTTTTAGATTGACAAAAAAAGGTATTGATTTTAATCTGGTATGAACTAAAAGCGTTGGTAACCAATAGAGGGTAAAAGTAAAGAAGGAGGTCAATCATGAAACCACGTATTACTGTCATAACATTAGGTGTGGATGATTTGGAAAATTCGTTGAAATTCTATCGGGATGGCCTGGGATTTCAAACAGAAGGAATAGTGGGCAAAGAATTTGAGCATGGAGCCGTTGCTTTTTTCAACCTGCAAGAAGGCTTAAAGCTTGCCATATGGAATCGCAGGGATATAGCTCATGAGGCCAAGGTTCCTCTATCTCCGGCAAGTCCTACTGAATTTACCCTTGGTCACAATGTAGGTAGTAAAGAGGAAGTGGATATTGTGTTGGAAAAGGCAAAAAAAGCTGGCGCGATCGTAACCGATCCGGCACATGACACTTTCTGGGGAGGATACTCCGCACACTTTCAAGACCCTGATGGACACCTTTGGGAAGTGGTTTGGAATCCGCAGTGGGACATCATTTAGATCCATTTCAAGTTGATCTCGCAGGATAGAAACATGTTTAGAAAGTATCCTCACCACCTCAAGTTTTAATATTTCTAAAAAGACTCTAGGCAAAAGGATTCTATCTAAAGGTTAAAACCAAGTTGATTGGAACGGGTGTTCGAGACTCCTGCGGGAACAGCGTGTCTACGGGAGACCCCACGGGCGAAAGCCGAGGAGGCTCCCGGACCGCCCGCGGAAAGCGAGTGCCTGGAGTGGAAAGCAACGTCCAAATTGTACAAGCCATAAAAAACTGTAGACAAACTCGGTTTTCATCGAGTTTGTCTACAGTATGAAAAAACACTTTACCTTGGGGTTAAGTGCTTGTTTTTTTATTAATGAATTCTCTACTTTTTGCAATCATTTCTTTATTCTTTTCAATTGCTTCGTTATTACTGTATTTAACCTGACTAACAGTCTCACAATCTTCCATGTATTCAAGCAACAAATCTACAGCTTTATCCATCAGTCTTTCGATGGGGATATTTTTTTCTTCAGCCAGTTTAGTGAGTCTATTATTCAAGTACGGATTGAGGGTAATGTTTATTGGTTTTCTCGTTTCAGAATTAATAAGTTGTTCCACCTACAGTCTTTTTATCTATCATATACCTTTAATTGAAGTTAAACAAATATGTGTAGGGAAATGTATATAGGCTTGTACAGAATTGAAGAGGCAGGGAGCTTTCATTTTGCCGTTCTAGGTGAAGCAAGGATTTTACACTTCTATGATATAAAAGTTTGTAACACAAACCATATTTTCAATAAAATTGTTGGTATAATCAATATAACGTTATAATATTTACTTATTAGAATTGTTTGTTTTTTCAGGCTCTTATTCAAAAGGGGGAAAGGTTATTGCTCCAATTAATTTCAAAATAACATACTATTAAAAGAGATGTTAATATGGCGAAAACGAAAGAGGACCTTCATTATCATTTCAATTAATTCTTCATAGCGGGAATGCCCGCAGCTGTGCGATGGAAGCCACCGCCTTGCAAAAACAAGGTAAATCAGGCGATGCCCAGGATAAATTAAAGGAAGCGGAACATGAGTTTGTTGCTGCGCATAAAATCCATTCATGAACCTAAGCAATGGTATTTAAGTCACCCAAGATTAGGATTCTCCGGAATTTTAAATTATACTAATGTTCATGGCACTAGCAAATGATGCTGATATAAATTAACGAAGGATAAACATGATGGATAACAGAACAAACAACTGATTAACAAGATTATTCACGGTATAAAAGGGGAGAAAAACATGCAAAGAGTCAATCTAACTGAAGATTTTAGTCTTTCACGCATTGTTCACGGTATGTGGAGGTTGGCAGATTGGAGATTTTCTACAGATGAAATCCTATCTCTTATTGAACATGGAATGGATCGGGGCATCACTACATATGATCACGCCGATATATATGGCAGCTATACGTGTGAGGAGATTTTTGGGAAAGCACTTTCATTAAAGCCATCTTTACGCGATAAGATGGAGATCGTTACGAAATGTGGCATAGTTCTTAAATCCGAAAACCGTCCTTCTCATAAAAGTCACCATTATGACACTAGTAAAACCCATATAATAAAGTCTGTTGAACAATCTCTTATGAATCTTAAAACGGATTATATTGATTTATTGCTTATCCATCGTCCGGATCCCCTGATGGACCCGGCGGAAACAGCTGAGGCATTTAATCAATTAAAAGAATCAGGAAAGGTCCGTAACTTTGGCGTATCGAACTTCAAAAAACAGCAATGGGATATGCTTCAATCTTATCTTGAATATCCCCTTGTGACGAATCAACTGGAACTTTCCGCATATAATCTTGAAAACTTCGAGGACGGAACCGTTAACCTATGTCAACAAGCGGGCGTGGCTCCTATGGCTTGGTCCCCTCTTGCAGGAGGAAGCATCTTTGAGGAATCGAATGAAAAGGCTGCCCGATTAAGAAAAACGTTAGAAATCGTAAAAGAAGAAATCGGTGCTAACGGAATAGATGAAGTGATGTATGCATGGCTATTGAGACATCCTACAAAAATCATTCCGATCGTTGGATCGGGTAAGAAAGAACGGCTGGACAGCGCCATTGATTCACTAAACCTAAGCATGGAAAAAGAGCAATGGTTCAATATTTTAACTAGCTCGATGGGACATGATATCCCGTAATGAATTATACCGTTGAACAAGAAACCTTGCCGTCATTATTGGGGACCTCCGTGAAGAGGTCCCCATTCTTAAATTGCAAACAATGACGAGATGGACTTTCACTTTTCAGACCATGGTTTTTTGGTGAATTTTTTAAGTGCTAATAAGATTCTGCCATATAATAAAAATACTTTTCATTTTCAAAGTGAAACAACATGAAAATCGGGGTAATAGGCTCAAAGGATTTTTTTGGAATCCATATCAACCCATTTTCCGATGTTTCCTGAGGTACAATTCATTTCCTTTCAATATGAAATACCGGAAGAAAGCAGTCTATTAATAGAAAATGCGGGAAAACAAACCAATCTAGTACTGTTTTCAAGTTCCATACCTTATTTATGTCCCATTTTCTGGAGTTTCTGATGATTCTTGCTCCATACCTTCTATTTGACTTTCACTAACAGTGGTCTTGGTGAATTATAATAATCGTATTTTGCATCAAAACTCTTGTGACAGTCGTTTTTCCATTTCTGTTATTGAAGGGCGGGCAGACATTTTCAATGATGAACCTCCGGATCATTCAAGCCAGTAGCAATGATAATTACTATAATTTCATCTTTTAAGTTTTCATTAATAACAGAACCGAAAATCATATTTAACTCGGAGTCTGCCTCAGAAGTAACAATGTTTGCTGCCTCTTGTACTTCATAAAGACTTATATTGGCGCCTGTGAGTTTCATTAACACACCTTGGGCTCCGTCGATGGAAGTGTTAAGTAACGGACTGGAAATGGCTTTCTTTGCAGCTTCCGTAGCGCGATGTTTACCTGTTGCTCTGCCAATGCCTATTAAGGCAGATCCTTTATTGGACATGATTGTTTTCACGTCTGCAAAATCAATGTTGATTAAACCTGGTACAGCAATTAAATCCGATATACCTTGGATACTTTGGCGAATAACATTATCCGCTTCAATAAATGCATCAAGCATGGGTGTATTTTTATGTAAAATCTCCAATAAGCGATCATTTGGAATAACAATTAATGTGTCCACTGCTTTCTTCATTGAGGCGATTCCGTCTGCTGCTTGTGTTGCACGCTTATTGCCCTCAAACGCAAACGGAAGTGTTACAACGCCAATGGTTAGTATATCAAGCTCACGGGCAATTTGAGCAATAGCAGGGGCAGCACCCGTTCCTATACCGCCGCCCATTCCGGCTGTAACGAGTACCATGTCTGTACCTTTTAATGCTTCTTGGATTTGCTCTTTGCTTTCTTTAACCGCTTGTTTACCTACTTCTGGATTTGCCCCTGATCCTAAACCTTTTGTCAATGTTGCACCGATTTGTATCTTGACCTCTGCTTTTGATAAATTAAGTGCTTGTGCATCTGTATTTACAGCTATAAATTCTACACCTTTAACTCCATGCTCGATCATACGGTTAACGGCGTTATTTCCTCCGCCGCCAATACCAATTACTTTAATATTGACTGATGAGTTTACACTTGTAACAAACTCCATTTTATAGGACCTCCTAGTTCATTGAAATTACTTGTTTCAAACTATTCAAATAAATAGCGGAAATACTCATTCATTTTATTCGAAATGTTTTATCTTTCTTATATTTAGATTTAGTTAAAGAAAAAGGCATTGTCGTTAGAAGTCCCGTAAAGGAGACTCCTAACGACAATGCCTTTCATTGAACCCTTCCATTCTTTGCTAAAGGTGGGTGGGTTCGATATCCTAAAAAGGTAATCTTTGTTTTTATTCTAAGGTAATTCCTCTTTTATATCAATATATATACATTATTACAAGCAAATACGTATCTATGAAGATGGCTCTGATACTTTCCGCTTAAATACATTTTCCTTTTCCATACTGACCACTTCCATTTTTAAGAGTACTAATATCAGTGTGTCCAAGATTTAGAGACTACCAGAGGAGAAAGAAGAAAAGCGGAACTTTGACAACTCTCTTCACCAGAACAAAATACCCTTTTATCTTCAATTCGAGATTGAATTTTCATAATTTTCAAATATGTTATTTCGTAAATAGTCAGAATATGCTAATATTTGTCTTGTTATATAGATATAAGGGGGAGAAAAGATTGAAGAAAAAAGCATTAAAGTACATTCTCACTAGTGGTATTTTGGCTTCCACTCTTGTAGGAACCACAGCTTTTGCTGAGCCTGTCACGACTCCAAATGGTCCTTGGGTACAGGATGGACAGAACCTTTCCTTATCAGGTCTGATGTCAAATGAGCAATTGGAAAGCAAATTAAAGCAGATCGAAAAGGCAGCAAAAGGGAAGATGGGGCTTGAGCAATTTGGAACATCCAACGATGGGTACCCACTATATGTAGCGAAATTTGGTGACAATGATCCAAAGAAGAAGAGGGTCCTTGTTTATACTCAAATTCACGGAAATGAGCCGCTCGGCACAGAAGCAATTGTTGAGTTAATGCAGCAGCTATCATCGGGCAGTAAAGAAGTAAATGATATTTTGGATGAGGTGAGTGTTTGGTTTGTGCCACGTTTAAATCCTGATGGAACAGCGAACCAATACGAGGGCAAACCATTTCCAACCAGGTATTCTCATCAAACATGGAATCCAAAAGAATTAGGCCTTCCAGCTGATACAAAAGCACCTTGGTATTACAATGCAGAAGGAAGCGAGAGAGCCCAAAACAATGATGGAAGCGTGGTTTACGGGATCCCTGGTTTCGACTTAAATCGTGATTTCCATCCGAATTATGATTTTGACATAATGGAAGAGATTAAAAAGGATCCACAGAAAGTGGCAGAAGTGTTAAACAATAGTGCCACAAATAATGGAGCAAACGCATCACTTGTCTTTTCACCGGAAACACGTGCACTTACAGAATTGACCCAAGAACTAAATCCTGATGTTGCCATTGACATTCATCACCGAGGCTTTAACCGCTTGTCAGAAGAGGACAGCCGTTCAGTTTCCATCCAGCTGCTTGCCCAATTTACAACCAAGCCTTATATAGACCCGTTCAGCGGGAAGAACTATGTGTTAGACGAGGATGTCCTTACCTTGAGCAAAAAAGTCAATGCCGTCGCTTATGAGTCGTTGCAGCTCGGAAACTCCTCTTTCGGCGCGATTCAAAAATATCCGACCGTGAACTACCCAGGCTCTGGGCTTGGGTCCATCCAGTTAAATGGCACAGCCACGATGTTAATTGAAATAAAGGGACAAACCCAAACGCTCGGTCAGAAGCAAAACGGAATGCTTAAAAAAACAGCAAAGGTTCCAGTCATAGCGGTTCTTAACGGATTAGCAGACGGTTCCCTTGAAAACGCCGATCCTGCTGTTTATGATGCCATCCCAAGCACTGCCCTAGGAGTAAGCCCTGGGAATAAACATTAATTTTATCGGTTGTTGTGAAGCAGTTGATTTTTAAAGGAAGTACCATAATAGGAGAGTTATCCATAGTGATTAACTCTCCTATTTGTTGTTTTAAATAGATTGTAGGGCTCTAGAGATTTGGGGGATACAGAGGCTCATTAAATTTTTGTTACATCTAAAATTCTATTAATTGTGGTATTGAGTCGGTGCCTGTCACGCCTTGGATATGCATTTGAAAAAAGAAGTGGAGAAGATTTATGCCGATTCCATGTCCATCGAGATCACCTGCCAAAATAAGGATATTTGTTTCATTTTCATTTTTAAAAGTTTCCTGCTTGTTTTTGAGGGGGCATGAAAATTTCTACTATATTGGTTTTTGTGTGTACCTCTTCTTCTCTAATTCAAGGCTACCTAAATCTATTATTTTCATAATATGGATTAATGATGTGCTCCGCACCACTGTCATCGATTTGACCGTCATTAAAAAACAATTTTTTCTTCCGTATCAAAGGTGTTTTAGGGTCCAATTCCAAGCAGTCCATTTTTTAAATTGAAGGACCTCTTGTATATTTTCTTCTATAAAGTTTGCAACAAGGGTAGGCATAACAATTCCAAGGTTAACATAGCTCCCTGATTGAATTTCTTATTCCGCTCTTTTTGATAATTTCTCCTTCTCCCTAATGTCTAGCTCTTTATCTACATGGATACTCATCTAATCACCCAATTAATTGAGTTGTGCTTCTTTCAATTCGATTTTCTTTTTTCCTTTTTCCTTGAATTACTCGTTGTACATAAATCCCAGATGAGTGGACATGTCCAGGGGCAACTTGGATTATAATCTTGAGTTGGGGAATTTAGCTTACAGAAGAGTCGAAGGACTAAGTATGTAATTAAATGAGCGTTTAAAAAACCTCATTTAGAAGCGTACACTAAAAGCGTACCATAAGTAATATAATGAGGCTTTTACGCATATAAAGAAAAAACGCTATCCAGATTCTTTAATTAAAATTCATAGCATAAACAATCAATGATCTCTTAATAGTCCATACCGCAAATCCTTACTCCGCTTGTGCTTTTATTGTGAGAATTAAGAAAAAGATAGGTAGAAGGTGACAAACATGGAAGCAATCGTCCTAGCTGCTGGATATTCCAGCCGAGCGAATGCATTTAAAATGACTTTGCCGATGGGGCAAATGAGCGTGTTGGAGCAAACGATTTCTAAATTTGAAGGATTATGCAGCAGGGTCATTGTCGTAGCTGGGTTTCAAGCGGAAATCATCCAAGAGGAAATTGCCAAAATCATCAGTAAAAATGCCTATTCATTTCAGATCAAGTTTGTTTATAATGAAAACTTTAACCAGGGAATGTTTCATTCAATTCAAAAGGGCTGCAACGAAGTAAATGCCCCAACCTTCTTTATAACACCTGGAGATTGTCCGCTTGTTAAAAAAGAGACTGTTCAGCTACTAGCAAAACACAAAGGAAACGTGGTTATTCCCAGCTTTGACTATAAAGGTGGCCACCCCATTAAATTATCAAGCGAAGTGAAACAGAAAATTCTCGAAACCAATCCAGATAGTAACTTGCGTGTCGTCCTTGGTGGTTACGAAAAGCAATACTTGAATGTAGAAGATGTGGGAGTATTAATGGATGTTGATACACCGGAGGATTACCAAAAAGCCATGATTATGATAAGCGAAGTAAAAATATAATTAAAAACTAGAAAAATCTTGAATAGAAATGAATCATAAAAGATCATTCTCATTGATAAAATCATAGGAAGAGGTTTCTATTCAAGAATATGTCCCAATAAAAAATTGAGTCGAAGGGTGTTGTTGCAATGAATCTCAAAGACATAAGCACCTCAGTGCCCAAAAAGGACCATAAAGGTAAAGTATCGGGCCAGTTGCCCTATATTAGTGACGTGAAATTGGAAAATATGGTTTACGGTGTTTTGTATCGATCGCCAATTGCTTATGGAAAAGTCATATCCATTCAATTACCTAACCTTCCGGAAGGGTATGAAGCTGTTGGAGCAGAGCATATCCCCGGACCGAATTATGTCAAAATTATCAAAGAAGATCAGCCCATTTTTGCCAATGAGTGGGTCAATTATATTGGTGAGCCGATTCTCATGCTCACGGGCAAAGACCTGGATATCCTGTACAGTTTGTTAAATGAAGTGGAGATTGAATTTGAAGAACATCAGGCTATCTATACATTGGACGAAGCGATCAAGCAAAAATCGGTATCCTTAGTTTTGGCAAGCTATGAATTTGGGGAAAGCTTAGAGAACATTTCAGCTATCGAGCAGGGAGCCCATCAAATCATCGAAGAAGAATATGATACGGGTTATCAGGAGCATGTCTATCTTGAGCCGCAAGGAATGCTCGCCGTTTATAAGGATGATGAAATTGTCGTCCAGGGATCGATGCAATGTCTTTATTATATAAAAAATGCTTTGCTAAGCGCATTAGCCTGTGGTGACGATGAAGTTAGAGTTGTTCAAAGTCCTACCGGCGGAGGTTTTGGCGGCAAAGAAGATTATCCTTCGATGATGGCTTGTCACGTAGCCGTTGCCGCAAGAGCAGTCAAAAAATCGGTAATGCTCGTGTTCGACCGTTCTGAGGATATGCTGGTTACGACGAAAAGACATCCGGCCAAACTTAAATATCGAACGGCCCTTGATAAGGAAGGAAATATTTTGAGCATGTGTGTTGACATCTTTCTCGATGGAGGGGCAAATGTGGGATTGAGCTCTGTCGTACTGCAGCGCGCATTAATAAACGGTGCCGGTGTTTATAAAATTCCGCATTTTCATGCAAAAGGCTATGTCTTAAAAACCAATACCGTTCCGAACGGCGCCTTCAGAGGCTTTGGTGCTCCACAAAGCTTTGCCGGAATCGAAAGTCATATTGGACATCTTAGTAAACTGGCAAAAATCGACCCGCTTGAATATAAACGAAAATACCTCGTCAAACAAGGAGACCCCACCATCACCAAAGGTAAATTCCGCGACCCGATATTAGTGGAAGAAATGATTGAGGACGTACTTAACGTGTCAGAATACAAAAAGAAAAAAGAAGACTTTCAGCGCTTAAATCAACAAAATCAGCGCTATAAAAAAGGCATAGGAACTTCGTTGTTCCTCCACGGCTGTGGATTTACAGGCAGTGGCGAAAGAGATCATATTAAAGCAACGGTGAAGCTGGTTAAATCAAAGGACGACCAGGTATCACTAAAAATCTCAAACTCTGATATGGGACAAGGTATTTTGACGACGTTGTGTAAAATTGTCGCCAAAGAACTTAACCTCCCGTTCGAAGATATTTTGTACCCTTATCCCGACACAAAACAGGTTCCCGACTCGGGTCCGACCGTAGCTTCCAGGACTACGATGATTGTCGGAAAATTGCTTGAACGAGCCGCAAAAAAACTTAAGGATCATTGGCAAACAGGGGTGGAACAGGAAGTAGTTGAGCACTATGTTCACCGTGAAATGATTCCTTGGGACGAGAAAACCTTCACTGGAGATGCCTACCCGGCTTATTCATGGGGCGTTAATATCGTTGAAGTAGAAGTTGATACGTTAACAGGAAATATAAAGTTAGAAAAAGTATACGGCAATTATGAAGTTGGGAAGGTCATCGATGAACGGATTATGAAAGGCCAAATTGACGGTGGTTTGGCTCAAGGGCTAGCATACGGTTATCTAGAAAAGATGACGTCAAAGCAAGGTAGAATCCAACAAAAAAGCATATCGGATTATGGACCGCCGACTTCAATGGATGTTGTTTCAATTGAAAGCAAGGTCTTTAATAACCCCTATGCTGATGGTCCATACGGGGCGAAGGGCGCAGGTGAATTGACTTTAATCGGAGGCGCACCAGCAGTCCAATCTGCGATAGAGGATGCCCTGCAAACTTCTTTTCAGCAAATTCCGATTACACCGGAAGTCATTATTGAAAGTCTTTGGATGAAAGAAGGTGAAGAGGGTTGATTAAATTCACACTAAATGGAAGAACGGTAGAAACTGACGCCCCTGCTACAGCAAGATTACTAGATTTATTAAGA
This sequence is a window from Brevibacillus sp. JNUCC-41. Protein-coding genes within it:
- a CDS encoding xanthine dehydrogenase family protein molybdopterin-binding subunit, with protein sequence MNLKDISTSVPKKDHKGKVSGQLPYISDVKLENMVYGVLYRSPIAYGKVISIQLPNLPEGYEAVGAEHIPGPNYVKIIKEDQPIFANEWVNYIGEPILMLTGKDLDILYSLLNEVEIEFEEHQAIYTLDEAIKQKSVSLVLASYEFGESLENISAIEQGAHQIIEEEYDTGYQEHVYLEPQGMLAVYKDDEIVVQGSMQCLYYIKNALLSALACGDDEVRVVQSPTGGGFGGKEDYPSMMACHVAVAARAVKKSVMLVFDRSEDMLVTTKRHPAKLKYRTALDKEGNILSMCVDIFLDGGANVGLSSVVLQRALINGAGVYKIPHFHAKGYVLKTNTVPNGAFRGFGAPQSFAGIESHIGHLSKLAKIDPLEYKRKYLVKQGDPTITKGKFRDPILVEEMIEDVLNVSEYKKKKEDFQRLNQQNQRYKKGIGTSLFLHGCGFTGSGERDHIKATVKLVKSKDDQVSLKISNSDMGQGILTTLCKIVAKELNLPFEDILYPYPDTKQVPDSGPTVASRTTMIVGKLLERAAKKLKDHWQTGVEQEVVEHYVHREMIPWDEKTFTGDAYPAYSWGVNIVEVEVDTLTGNIKLEKVYGNYEVGKVIDERIMKGQIDGGLAQGLAYGYLEKMTSKQGRIQQKSISDYGPPTSMDVVSIESKVFNNPYADGPYGAKGAGELTLIGGAPAVQSAIEDALQTSFQQIPITPEVIIESLWMKEGEEG